In Oncorhynchus kisutch isolate 150728-3 linkage group LG11, Okis_V2, whole genome shotgun sequence, the genomic stretch AACACCAGTCtaaacatcaacagtgaagaggcgactccgggatgctggccttcttggcagagttcctctgtctgtgttcttttgcccatcttaatatggcttttctttgcagcgctgcctagaaggccagcatcctggagttgcctcttcactatcaacattgagactggtgttttgcgggtactatttaatgaagcttccaattgaggacttgtgagccGTCTGTTctcgtcctcttgctcagttgtgcaccggggcctcccactctttctattctggttaagccagtttgtgctgttctgtggagggagtagtacacagcgttgtacgagattctcagtttcttggcaatttctcgcaaggaatagccttcatttctcagaacaagaatagactgacgagtttcagaagaaaggccatttcttctggccattttgagcctgtaatcaagtGATGGCTGTAATCAAGCGATTGTTGAGAGCCccgagacaaaagtacaaaggaATTTTATAGCCAGGATACACCCCTTTAAACATACATGACGATCAACAGATGTATAGAATGGGTCGTGCTCTGGAATGacctttaggttttatcacccaaaagacatggtaaatctcctgtcagtgccatctcccagaggcccatcctcagtagaacacacacaatAGTTATAAGAATATTATTTTCTGATACATAAagcaaccatttgatgcaataaaagtattataacataatcttgaaatgttccaccatagtacgcctacgtagatattcaatttttaaaaaatcaaataagCCAGTTTCCAgcttacaatagtcatttacaacattaaatgtttacactgtatttctgatcaatttgatgttattttaatggacaaaaaaaaaggtgcatttctttgaaaaacaaggacaattctaagtgactccaaacttttgaacggtagtgtatatagtgaATATATTGAAAAATCTGGATGCTGATAAAGATAAAAATCTTAGTAGGTTCAAAGAAAAATGATTAATTGGTAGAACAATAACATTTATATAATatacatttttcaaataaaaaaactgCCTACCAGGATCTCCTTAACCTGTAGCAGGGGGAGGTGGTGGAACACTGTCAGAGGCGTTGTCTGATCTGTCGTGTCAGGGTCAAAGGTCAGGGCGTAGAGGCAGGACTCCAATAGGAGAACAAGGGCGAGGTGTGGGTGGGGCTGGCTGCAGTTAGCCACGCCCAGCCAGTAGAGAGCCAGTAGTCTCtgtgaggtgaagacagaggggaGGACGGACTGGAGACAGCCCAGGAGGGTGGATACGGGAAGGGACTGGAGTTTAACCAGAGCCTCTGGGAACTCCACCAGGCTCtgaaagaaagagaaaatggTTTACTTTATTAAAGCAATGTTACATATGTGCGTTCAGTTTGATTCAACGTTTGCTACGTTGCTTGACGTTTGCACTGAACGACACGTTTACCCAAAACAGTGCACATCGTTCTTCAGCAGCCTTTGCGGTGTTGCCAGATCAATATGGGTGTGACCACTTGAAATCGTAAAATTCGTGCAGAAAACACCATACAAAATCTCCCTCTGGGCCACCATAATCACACTGTTCTGGTCGTTAAATACAGTGCCATCTCCATTGAATTAAACTTTGGAAACCATTTCCTCGTAGTGAACGCACCCATGGTATCAATAGCAGCGAAGGCTTTATTATTTAATCACAATTATTATATGTTTTTTACGAAAAGAAAACACACCCCATAATACACCTGAACATCATCAGTCCTCTGATTTCCATGCCCGGGGATAAAGATATTCTCTGGGCCTGTGGAACTGGTGTTGTTACGCTGCTCTGGAGGGGGCCGTGACTTGGTGCTCTTGGCTCCAAAAGTGACACAATGTTTGTCCTCCACAATCTCGATCTGGTCCTTTGATGGCCACAGCGCCTTCTTGGTTATACTCTGTTCCTCTGATTTAGATAGAGCTTCATCTCCACCCTCGTGCTCCGATGTACACTCCTGTCCTCTGGTGGAACTTGAATCTTCTGACTTAGCTAGAGCTTCCTCTCTGCCCTCCTGCTCCAATGAACACTCCAATACTCTGACAGGACTCTGTTCCTCCAACTTAGGTAGAGCTTCCTCTCTGCCCTCATGCTCTGATGTAGACTGCAGTTCTCTGCTGGGACTTGGTTCGTCTGACTTAGCTTTAGCTTCATCTCCACCCTCGTGCTCGGATGTACACTCCACTTCTCTGATGGGACACTGTTCCTCCGACAGAGCTTGAGCTTCTTCTTTGCCCTCATGCTCCAATGAACACTCCACTTCTCTGACAGGACTCTGTTCCTCAGACTTAGCTAGAGCTTCCTCTCTGCCCTCATGCTCTGACGTACATTGGAGTTCTCTGACAGGACTCTGTTCCTCCAACTTAGCTAGAGCTTCCTCTATGACCTCTTGCTCCAATGTACAAGCCAGTTCTCTGATGGGACTTGGTTCTTCTGACTTAGCTAGAGCTTCATCTCCACCCTCGTGCTCTGATATACACTGCAGTTCTCTGATAGGACTCTGTTCCTCCGACTGAGCTAGAGCTTCCTCTCTGCCCTCGTGCTCCGATGTAGACTCCACTTTTCTGATGGGGCTCCATTCCTCCGACATAGCTAGAGTTTCCTTTCCACCCTCCTGCTCCAAAGTATACTCCAGTTCTCTGATGGGACTTGGTTCTTCTGACTTAGCTAGAGCTTCCTCTCCACCCTCGTGCTCTGATATACACTGCAGTTCTCTGATGGGACGTGGTTCTTCCGACAGAGCTTGAGCTTCTTCTTTGCCCTCGTGCTCTGATGCACACTCCAGTTCTCTTACAGGACTCTGTTCCTCCGACTGAGCTAGAGCTTCCTCTCTGCCCTCCTGCGCCGATGTAGACTCCACTTCTCTGATGAGGCTCCATTCCTCCGACATAGCTAGAGCTTCCTCTCTGCCCTCCTGCGCCGATGTAGACTCCACTTCTCTGATGGGGCTCTGTTCCTCCAATTTAGGTAGAGCTTCCTCTCCACCCTTGTGCTCTGATGTACACTGCAGTTCTCTGACAGGACTTTGTATCTCTGACTTAGCTAGAGCTTCCTCTCCGCCCTCCTGTTCCGATGTACACGCCAGTTCTCTGATGGAATTCTGTTCCTCCGACTGAGGTAGAGCTTCCTCTCTGACCTCCAGCTCCGATGTATACTCCACTTCTCTGATGGGGCTCCATTCCTCCGACATAGCTAGAGCTTCCTTTCCGCCCTCCTGCTCCAATATACACTCCACTTCTCTGATGGGGCTCTGTTCCTCCAATTTAGGTAGAGCTTCCTCTCTGCCATCCAGCTCAGATGTATGCTCTAGTTCACTGATGGGACTCTGTACCTCCAACTTAGGTAGAGCTTCAGCTCTGCCCTCATGCTCTGAAGTACGCTCCACTTCTTTGATGGGACTTGGTTCTTCTGACTTAGCTAGagcctcctctctgccctcctgcGCCGATGTATACTCCACTTGCCTGATGGCGCTCCATTCCTCTGACATAGCTAGAGCTTCATCTCCACCCTCGTGCTCTGATGTACACTCCAGTTCTCTGACAGGATTCTGTTCCTCCGACTTAGGTAGagcctcctctctgccctccagCTCCGATGTTGACTCCACTTCTCTGATGGGGCTCCATTCCTCCGACATAGCTAGAGCTTCCTTTCCGCCCTCCTGCTCCGATGTCCACTCCACTTCTCTGATGGGACTTGGTTCTTCTGACTTAGCTAGAGCTTCCTCTTTGCCCTCCAGCTCCGATGTACACTCTAGTTCTCTGATGGGACTCCGTTCCTCCGACTTAGCTAGAGCTTCCTCTCTGCCCTCCTGCTCCGATGTCCACTCCACTTCTCTGATGGTCCTCTGTTCCTCAGACTTAGCTAGAGATTTTTCTCTGCCCTGGTGCTCTGATGTACACTGCAGTTCTCTGACAGGACTCTGTTCCTCCGACTTAGCTAGAGCTTCCTCTTTGCCCTCCTGCTCCGATGTACAAGCCAGTTCACTGATGGGACTGTGGTCCTCTGTTCTCCAATCCACTTCTTTACCTGTGCTCTGTTTATTTGCAAATTCTATGGTGTTGTGGGCTGGGCACAGGCTCGGTACTGTGCTGAGGACAGTGTTGTGGACTAGGGGCAGTtttatttctggtgttttgttGAGGTCAATATCTTTCTGCTGGAGTCCAGTTGACTCCACTGGCTGTAGAACCTGAGTGAGCTTATTGTGAATGATCCTGAAGTCTTGAGTTAGCTCTGTGCTGATGTGATGCACAAACGGCAGCTCACTGACCATAGAGAACACGTGACTGTCTCGGACCAGGGAGTACATGTGACTCTCTCTGACCAATGAGAAGACCTGGCTATCTTTGACCACCGACAGCACCTGACTTTCCCTCACAACCTGACTGGACCAGTTGGAGCTGgctcctcccccagctccaggCTGCAGACTCCCAGCCTCTCCCCCAGCTGCGGGCTGCAGAACTCCTGTACCTTCCCAGACCTGCTGCAGGATCCTGGGGGTGGAGCTGCGAAGGAGACGGCCTGTGTCCGGAAACATCCAGGAGAGCCCCCTGCTGACCAGAGAACCCATCCCAGAGACCTCTTCCCCCAGAGAGTCTAGCTCCTGCTCCTCACCAATCCCAGAGATCTGGCATACCCTTCTAACCAGAGCACTTAGTCCAGAGACAGAGAACTGGTTCTCCTCCTtccgctcctcctcctccctaaacACCCTGCTAACCGGAGTGCCCAGCCTGAAGCTCTGCTCCACCTCTTCCCTCCTAGCCCCAGCATCCCCCTCCTTGTCATTCTCCCTGTGGCCCTCCACCGTCATCCTGGATCGATCCATCATGACACGACTGAACTGGCCCTCCAAAGCCTCTAGTGGTAGGCCGCGTACCGCCTGGCTGCGTCTGTGTCTGTCCTGCCGAGTGGCAGTGTGTGTTGCCTGGCTGCAATTGTGTGTGTCAATCTGAGACAGAGAGGCAGTGTGTGTTGCCTGGCTGTGATTGTCGAGCTGAGacacagagggtgtgtgtgtgtcaaaccgAGAGGGAGAGGTCTGTGTGTATGTTGAGCTGCTGCTGGCCTGTGGGAGGTGGGCACGGTCCGTTCGTTCCTCCGTCCACCCATCTattcctcctccgtctcctctctGCAGATAGGATACAGCAGTGCTTAATGAGGTCCCTGCAGGGCCACCGTAGTGGGCTCCGGCACTGGACAGGTCTCCTCTGCAGCAGTCAGTTGCCAGGACCCCTCCCAGGACCCTGCAGCCATCAGGTAGGCCTGACAGGACACCTGGGCTCTTGTTAGCAGGCCCCGGTAGCCCCTTCAGCCCAACGGTACATACATCAGCCTGCTGGACCAGGAGGACAGGTGTCTGCTGGAGGGCCCGGTTCCTTTCCTCGTCCCCAGGTTCAGACCAGGCCTCCTCACCCCAATAGAGTCCTCCCTCTTCCCTCGCTCTACACAGAGGTAGAGCTCCCTCCAGCCACCTATCAGACACTCCAACCCCAGACGCTGATTGATGACACAAGTCCCACTCTTCCACCACCTCTCCTTCCAATCCCTGCTGCAGGCTGTCCCATTCCAAGGCAGTGGGAGTGAGAGTGGGGCTGGAAGTGAGAGTAGGAGTCCCTGTCCGGTGGACTGGGGAGGCCCTGGCCCTCCTCTGGCTCTCTACATTAGTACTACTGCAGGGACGTTCATGGCCCTCAGCCGCACCGAAGCTCCACCCGTTTATCCCAGCCTGCAGAGAGGAGACGGCCTGAAGATTCTGAAGGGCTCCGGCTCCAATCTGAAGAGGTACAGCATAACATGCTGGATGACGAGAGACCGAGACAGGAGCCTCCATAGGCATGGCCTTTGtctgggtgagagagaaaaacatgATAAATAACTTCTGCTTCATGTTTCAAATTTTTGAAACAAGTCATTCCTCATAACCAGATAGCCTGTTTGTTTTTAACAGAAATTGTTCATTCGAAAATAAAAGGACTGCTAAGAAAGCCACAGTTAACCCACATTGCCAATGAAAAAAAAAGAACCTTTTCAAGTATTTATTAAAGCATGTCTGTTTTCTTCTGTAGAAAAACATTAATCAAAGCATTAACAAGCCAATGGAGTGAggatcagagagagggggggagcgggagagagacggggagagatgTAAATACACTAACGTCTTGCTTTGTGTACAATGTGCTTTCACAAAACGCTAGTCGTTTTCTCTGAGGTGGGCTCTGAAAACCCTGCAGGAAGGTAATGGGTTTGAAATATGTGCATATTAAACAAAGAAAACAAGCCAAGGGAACAGGCATTTCATGCTCCATAAAAGTCTGTATTaggctgtgtgtgcgtgcgtgaatgCATTAGGCCGAGGCAGGGGACAGGAGTAGCCATTACATTATTATCTAACAATTTGCAAAGAAGATGTGAAACCCGACCTGACTAGAGCTGAGATGGCGACGTTCAGAGCACTCAcatacacatggaataatgtattgGGCATGCTGTGGAGATAGATACGCAGCCTACACCATAGTCTGACAGACAACATGTGAAGTGGGTTTATCTTAAACACTTACTCTCTATTTTACCTTTTTGTTAGAAACATTTTGCAAATTTGCCCCATTGTTAGTTAGTAAAAGGTTTGCCCATCCACTAGCACAGTATCCATCAATGAATGTACGTGTttatgtcactgtgtgtgtacgTACCATAACCGTACAGCTCTGTAGTTGAGAGAGCACAGAGCTCCTCTGTTGTCTAGAGTCTCCATTCTCTCCTGCTTCAGCGAACACATCCATCCTGTTGCTGGAGAAGGAGGTAGCCATATAATTAAGAATTAGAACACTAGAAATCATCCATATTGGTaaagtaatttaataggatctcgaTAAGGCAGCGGTTAAGCCAGAGGAcatggatctctctctccctctctagatcGATAAGACTCTGGGTACTAACTCCTAAACTTGGGATAGGGTTAATTATCAGGTATCCTATTGAAATATTGAGTGCCTAGGTttagagggtctacaccagaagttatctgtaggaggaaggtataATAGTGTGTGCCATTAAGCTTGGAATGTGCTGAGTGCAGGGAAAGTGATCACGTGGCAGtcattgataaggggagagagccatggattagtgatgaagggggtcgaggtcaggtcacgTTAAGGGAGAAAGAAAAGTTTACCGGCACATTATTTAGTTTCCTGCCTAGCAGTAGGAGAAATTGACTCAACTCAGCgtaggagaaagggttaaatatcagtgcttgtgtgaacaatgtctttgtctaatgcagctgtattgatcctctgggaataaataaacttggtttaagcATTCAGTGTCCGTCAAGTTTTTACTCAGAAATTAGAACTTAACAATATATAAAAGACGAGGGGTGGAGGTTCAGAGCAATTGGGGGTTTATCCCGCTGGCAGTAACTTTCTTTTCCAAAAGCGATTTAAATTATTTTCATGCTGTGACACAAGAGACTCATGCAcatgtgcagacacacacacacactaatagcgTAATACATTTAGCCCTCGCTAAGTCTGCTGTCAGATATCTTCCTGAGCTGTATATTTGGTTTCGCTcggtgttctcctcctcctcctcctcctcctcctccccccccactCACAGATAGAGGTTGGGACGCATCCCAGTATTGTACTTTATGTTAATCCTACAATCTACACGCACACAGTGATTCTGCTTCACTTCACAGCTAGGTGAGTGTCTCATAATCCTTATCCAGACATTGGGGCTATTTGCTATTCAAATcgaataatgtgtgtgtgcgcgagtacGCGTGCGACACGTTTTACTATACCTTACTAGACGTCCTCATAAGAATCgtaaaacaaacaagcaaaaaTCTAAAGTGTGGACATTTTGCCGGTTCTCACTTgtaaaaaaggctattttaggcttagagGTTAAGTTTAAAGGTCAGGGGTTAGAATTGGGGAAATAGTATTTTGAATTGAAACAGATTGTTGATCCCCAAAACGTCCTCACAAGTACAgcaagacagtgtgtgtgtgtgtgtgtgtgtgtgtagtggggagaacaagtatttgatacactgctgttctataaatgttctataagattgaggtcagggctttgtgatagccactccaatagctttactttgttgtccttaagccattttaccacctcatgatgccatctattttgtgaagtgcaccagtccctcctgcagcaaagcacccccacaacatgatgctgccacctccgtacgtcacggttgtgatggtgctcttcggcttgcaagcctccccctttttcctccaaacataattatggccaaacagttctatttttgtttcatcagaccagagggcatttctccaaaaagtatgatctttgtccccatgtgcagttgcaaaccgtaatctggattttctatggtggttttggtttcttccttgctgagcggccttttaggtttcctccagcatcttcacaagctcctttgctgttgttctgggattgatttgtacttttcgcaccaaaccacgttcatctctaggagacagaacacatctccttcctgagcggtatgatggctgcgtggtcccatggtgtttatacttgcgtactattgtttgtacagatgaacgtggtaccttcaggcatttggaaattgctcccaaggatgaaccagacttgtgaaggtcaacaatttgttttctgaggtcttggctgatttcttttgatgtcaagcaaagaggcactgagattgaaggtaggccttgaaatacatccacaggtacacctccaattgactcaaatgatgtcaattagcctatcagaagcttctaaagccatgacataattttctggaattttccaagctgtttaaaggcagtcaacttagtgtatgtaaacgtctgacccactggaattgtgatagattatttaacttttaattcactgtctgtaaacaattgttggaaaaattacttgtgtcatgcacaaagtagatataacaaactatagtttaacaagaaatgtgtggaatggttgaaaaaagagttaatgactccaaccgaagtgtatgtaaactttgacttcaactgtgtgtgtgtgtgtgtgtgtgtgtgtatgtatatatttgtctgtgtgagtgtgtctcgatatactgtacacacacacacacacacacacacctcattttAGAGCAACCAAAACGATCCCAGTCGTCTCAGTCCATTATCTGTTCAGCCGGGTGTACACTACACGATTTTGGCCATGATTTAGATGTCCCTGACAAAAAAATTGAGATCGGACCAAAAAAAATCCCCATGTCGTTGCTTTCTCTGGGCGCGCAACCGGCACTCGTTTAATTTGAGCAGGTCAAAGACGTAATAGGAAGGGCTCTGAAGTTCACAATCAATGTTATTCAATTCAAAATGTTGGCTAGATATTTCAACTCTGTATGGCAAGCATGAATGTCTGACTGAACATTTATGAGGctaccattctcatcgacaggccTGTAGtggagattcaagttccttggtgtccacatcaccaacaaactaagatgtgaagagggcacgaccaaACCTACTCCCCCTCAGCAGactgaaaagttttggcatgggtcctcaaaaggttctacagctgcaccggcaagaactggttgcatcactgcctggtatggcaattgctcggcctccaaccgcaaggctctacagagggtagtgcatacagcccagtacatcactggggccaagcttcctgccatccaggacctctataccaggcagtgtcagaggaaggccctaaaaattgtcagaaactcacagggcctcccgggtggcgcagtggtctaaggtactgcattgcCATGCtaactgtgccaccagagattctgggttcgagcccaggctctgccgcgaccgggaggcccatggggaggcgcacaattggcccagtgtcatccgggttagggacggtttggccggcaggaatatccattgcgcactagcgactcctgtggcaacGTTGACACGGTCgacaggtgtacagtgtttcctccaacacattggtgcggctggtttccgggttggatgtgtatTGTATCAAGAagtagtgcggcttggttgggttgtgtttcggaagacgcatggctctcgaccttcgcctcacctgagtccgtacgggagttgcagcgatgagacaagactaactactaccaattggataccatgaaattgggggtaaaaaattaataaaaacaatGCAGTGTGCACTGCACCCGGGCTGCCACGGTAGTCactagtgcgcaatgagacaaggatattcctgccggccaaaccctccctaacccggacgacactgggccaattgtcaTAGACttatctctgctaccgcacggcaagcggtaccgtagCGCCAAGTCTGGGTCCACTTGTAGTGTGCGACACCCGGCTTCAGTTTAGTCTGCGCACCATTACGTGGCAAGACAAAAAAAAGGTGGTTTAATGTGAGAAACTGTCCACCTGGCTTCAGTGTGTGTGGTAACTATGGTGGCTGCATGTTGTCGTATCTGTGTTTTAGCTTTGTTTTGTCTGTCTGCTATCTTTCAGTGTTGGAGATGTGTTGGTTGTATCTATCCCTCTGAACCCCACAAGGATATACGACATCTGAACTTCTCCAAGATTGCATTCTCAACATCACCCACTAGCACGAGCGGACATCCATCTCATTTGACTAGCTCgtcctctccatctcctgtctTCTATCTTTGTCTCCTTCACTCACCCTCCATCTTTTCTCCTCACACTCCCTCGCAGACGCTCCCTCCCACTacatctccctccatccttctcaaTCCCCTCTCCAAATCATATCTTCTGTCTAAAGCCTGCAGGAGAAAGTGCTGTGCCGCTGTTAGGGGACGTTGTCTTGCGGAGTAAATTACAAGTCAGACAGGAGTAGTAGCTGTAACACCAGAATATCAGATCACACAACCAGGCCTAGAAGCCAAAGAACACAAGCCTAATGTGATCCCCCCCCACACAGAGGCTGATAGAAGAGAGAAGCCTGCTGTGTCCTACCATCAGTGGTctacacgagagagagagtgtgtgtgtgtgtgtgtgtgtgtgttccccactTACACTTCAATTGGCGGGAGCAGTGACAAATGGGTTTTATTTGGTTTTCATGCCAGACAGATGGAGCAATGGGTTTTATTTAGTCTTCATGCCAGACTGATCAACACTAGGCAATAAGCAACGCTGGGCAGGACCACAATGTAAATAAGCCTCCGCCTTTATGGTGTTTAGATCCTCAATTTTTTATTTATGTAACGTCATCTCCGACTGGAGAAGCCTACTAGTCTTATAGGCCCAGTGCATTCAAAAATCATAATTgcacaacagctgatgaaactaccGCCTGTCTTTTTTACAATTTTAAATGGAAAACCGTTACAGTAAGGTAtctaattgttacccagaaattagaATACCCATCCAATgggttcaggtgtgtgtgtgtgtgtgtgtgtgtgtgtgtgtgtgtgtgtgtgtgtgtgtgtgtgtgaactcacCCAGGATGGAAAAGCCTGGAGAAGTCGGTCAAGGAAAGGCTGGAGAGAAGGCCACTCTGGGAGAAAACATAagatacacagtattacacacacacacacacacaccttttcactAGTAAAAACAACTGGACGTTGCAAACATAAGAGGTCCCACCAAAGGACATCATGGACATAATGGAAACTAAGCTCCAAATGGTTTTGAAAATATGGAGACATCGAACATGCTGTTCCTGATCTAGACCGGGCAATTACAGTGTTTAGTGAGTCAAGTCAATACCCCACATTTTACAGCCTTAAAacgtaatttaaaaaaatattacattaGATGTTTTCCTACCAATCTACTCCACATTTTCTAAGTGaaagaaaatgtattgaaattcTTTCAAATCATAaaaaaataagttatttctgtctacatttttcagcaggacaatcaaACGAATGCCAAAGTCAgaccagaatggctttccaataGGTGTTGAGTGTTCCAGTCTCAGTCCTGAATTCAATTTGCTTGAAAAGCAGAGAAGTTTAAATCAAAGTTttatgcaccgaatacaaccttacagtgaaatgcttacttaagtaCGTTCttggataagggcttgtaagaaGAATAAGTGTTAAGAAATGATTTACTAAAATGAACAGaagtaaatttaaaaaaagtgaCTAAGCATAGttcgggtagccatttgattagctgttcaggagtcttatggtttgggggtagaagctgttaagaagccaaTTTGGACCTAGATTTACCA encodes the following:
- the LOC109899950 gene encoding uncharacterized protein LOC109899950 isoform X3; this translates as MEGSTTSIDCNKKHLYKGTPGTGLKDRGRQSFSYDFSYDSTDVGSPNFVPQEKVFKDLGCDVLEAAFDGYNACVFAYGQTGSGKSHTMMGIPGDFGLIPRICEGLFCQISEKSQGDGASFRTEVSYLEIYNERVQDLLTTKSSPENGSGLKVREHPKDGPYVEDLSKHLVQNYRDIEKLLHAGKAKRTTSSTGMNDVSSRSHAIFTINFTQARFDAELPCEMVSKIHLVDLAGSERADATCATGARLKEGANINKSLVTLGIVISALGGDRGGSHKGKRKKQLFIPYRDSVLTWLLKDSLGGNSKTIMIATLSPADVNYSETLSTLHYANRAKNIFNKPTVNEDSSVTVIRKLQEEIVRLKRLVEKNNQACLSPQDLSKTLKVEEKLHKNEVKVLELTREWTNKWGETQNILKEETVALRKQGIGVVMDSKLPHLIGIDDDLLSTGIILYHLKEGRTLVGRDEASSNPDIVLHGAGLLEEHCVFENRDGVVTLIPQTGALCSVNRLETTQPCQLTQGAVIQLGRGTIFRFNHPKEAAHLREQCRSGLLSSLSLTDFSRLFHPGNRMDVFAEAGENGDSRQQRSSVLSQLQSCTVMTKAMPMEAPVSVSRHPACYAVPLQIGAGALQNLQAVSSLQAGINGWSFGAAEGHERPCSSTNVESQRRARASPVHRTGTPTLTSSPTLTPTALEWDSLQQGLEGEVVEEWDLCHQSASGVGVSDRWLEGALPLCRAREEGGLYWGEEAWSEPGDEERNRALQQTPVLLVQQADVCTVGLKGLPGPANKSPGVLSGLPDGCRVLGGVLATDCCRGDLSSAGAHYGGPAGTSLSTAVSYLQRGDGGGIDGWTEERTDRAHLPQASSSSTYTQTSPSRFDTHTPSVSQLDNHSQATHTASLSQIDTHNCSQATHTATRQDRHRRSQAVRGLPLEALEGQFSRVMMDRSRMTVEGHRENDKEGDAGARREEVEQSFRLGTPVSRVFREEEERKEENQFSVSGLSALVRRVCQISGIGEEQELDSLGEEVSGMGSLVSRGLSWMFPDTGRLLRSSTPRILQQVWEGTGVLQPAAGGEAGSLQPGAGGGASSNWSSQVVRESQVLSVVKDSQVFSLVRESHMYSLVRDSHVFSMVSELPFVHHISTELTQDFRIIHNKLTQVLQPVESTGLQQKDIDLNKTPEIKLPLVHNTVLSTVPSLCPAHNTIEFANKQSTGKEVDWRTEDHSPISELACTSEQEGKEEALAKSEEQSPVRELQCTSEHQGREKSLAKSEEQRTIREVEWTSEQEGREEALAKSEERSPIRELECTSELEGKEEALAKSEEPSPIREVEWTSEQEGGKEALAMSEEWSPIREVESTSELEGREEALPKSEEQNPVRELECTSEHEGGDEALAMSEEWSAIRQVEYTSAQEGREEALAKSEEPSPIKEVERTSEHEGRAEALPKLEVQSPISELEHTSELDGREEALPKLEEQSPIREVECILEQEGGKEALAMSEEWSPIREVEYTSELEVREEALPQSEEQNSIRELACTSEQEGGEEALAKSEIQSPVRELQCTSEHKGGEEALPKLEEQSPIREVESTSAQEGREEALAMSEEWSLIREVESTSAQEGREEALAQSEEQSPVRELECASEHEGKEEAQALSEEPRPIRELQCISEHEGGEEALAKSEEPSPIRELEYTLEQEGGKETLAMSEEWSPIRKVESTSEHEGREEALAQSEEQSPIRELQCISEHEGGDEALAKSEEPSPIRELACTLEQEVIEEALAKLEEQSPVRELQCTSEHEGREEALAKSEEQSPVREVECSLEHEGKEEAQALSEEQCPIREVECTSEHEGGDEAKAKSDEPSPSRELQSTSEHEGREEALPKLEEQSPVRVLECSLEQEGREEALAKSEDSSSTRGQECTSEHEGGDEALSKSEEQSITKKALWPSKDQIEIVEDKHCVTFGAKSTKSRPPPEQRNNTSSTGPENIFIPGHGNQRTDDVQVYYGSLVEFPEALVKLQSLPVSTLLGCLQSVLPSVFTSQRLLALYWLGVANCSQPHPHLALVLLLESCLYALTFDPDTTDQTTPLTVFHHLPLLQVKEILVGFGGQSLRLKASSEECVLTLYTHSQTLTQALTHTMLGVLCPGDQRLSQHPLLVENLMVLSLDWKAQAPDLLLNAELRLSGQFHRTLADLVYLVHGNMNREKPHLGEVRLLLYTSVGVTTTPDPRPDPWAQLLLTDTHLGLVQEDTVFHHVPLLSRQAQFKGVTLRCLSDVQCVIVRDWVGSSTSVCGDGAGDEGGATRLDIILSQDWRTRRERPRGHPERGSVAEADGSAVGGVAGASVLSAASNSCPLQQQAEVWKLHFSCSSEAACLINHLSNV